The Pseudomonas sp. G2-4 genome window below encodes:
- a CDS encoding glutathionylspermidine synthase family protein has translation MKKVHCAERHDWKQTAEHLGFLFHTIDDEPYWDERAYYQFTLKQIENDLEDPTNEIHEMCMDLVARVVQSEELLERLSIPAPFFDMIRTSWLEGHPHLYGRMDFSYNGTGPAKLLELNYDTPTSLYEAAAFQWGWLEQCIERGLLPAHADQFNSIDTKLHQAFAQLQLTRPFYFASMKDSVEDKGTTDYLRLVAEKVGIESRHIDIEDIGLNSEGRFVDLQERWIPHLFKLHAWEFIFHEPFGAAIAQCDTQFFEPAWKSIISNKGILPLLWEAHKGHPNLLASHLDTDPGKAVPKGWVRKPFFSREGANIELQTADGLIVKEDGPYTDAPFILQEFAPLPRFDDSYTLIGSWVIGDQAAGIGVREDNSLITKDSSRFLPHLILD, from the coding sequence ATGAAGAAGGTCCATTGCGCCGAACGTCATGACTGGAAACAGACTGCCGAGCATCTCGGCTTTCTGTTCCACACCATCGACGACGAACCCTATTGGGACGAGCGCGCGTACTACCAGTTCACGCTCAAGCAGATCGAGAACGACCTGGAAGACCCGACCAACGAGATCCATGAGATGTGCATGGACCTCGTGGCTCGTGTGGTCCAGAGCGAAGAATTGCTGGAGCGCCTGAGCATTCCCGCACCGTTCTTCGACATGATTCGCACGTCATGGCTTGAAGGTCACCCGCACCTGTATGGGCGCATGGATTTCTCCTACAACGGTACCGGGCCCGCCAAGCTGCTGGAGCTCAACTACGACACGCCGACCAGCCTGTACGAGGCGGCGGCGTTTCAGTGGGGCTGGCTGGAGCAATGCATCGAACGCGGTTTGCTGCCGGCCCATGCCGACCAGTTCAACAGCATCGACACCAAGCTGCACCAGGCCTTCGCTCAGTTGCAGCTCACCAGGCCGTTTTATTTCGCCTCGATGAAAGACTCGGTCGAGGACAAAGGCACCACGGACTACCTGCGGCTGGTCGCGGAAAAAGTCGGCATCGAATCGCGGCACATCGATATCGAGGACATCGGGCTTAACAGCGAAGGCCGTTTTGTCGACCTGCAAGAGCGTTGGATTCCGCACCTGTTCAAGCTGCACGCCTGGGAATTCATCTTCCACGAACCGTTTGGCGCCGCGATTGCTCAGTGTGATACGCAGTTTTTCGAGCCGGCCTGGAAATCGATCATCTCGAACAAAGGCATCCTGCCGTTGCTGTGGGAGGCCCACAAAGGTCACCCGAACCTGCTCGCGTCGCACCTGGACACTGATCCGGGCAAAGCCGTGCCCAAGGGGTGGGTGCGCAAACCGTTCTTTTCCCGGGAAGGTGCCAACATCGAGTTGCAAACCGCCGATGGCCTGATCGTCAAGGAAGACGGGCCCTACACCGACGCTCCGTTCATTCTTCAGGAGTTCGCGCCGCTGCCTCGGTTTGACGACAGCTACACGCTGATTGGCTCCTGGGTCATTGGCGACCAGGCGGCCGGTATCGGCGTTCGGGAAGACAACAGCCTGATCACCAAGGATTCGAGCCGGTTCCTGCCGCATCTGATTCTCGACTGA
- a CDS encoding DUF1190 domain-containing protein — MKRSKYVQLSLAASVAMAISGCGPTEKTYELKKKYNFQSVQQCVDEKLPVDICADAYMTAMTEHRRIAPVYDNQADCDADFVPDWCQQDSVGKFIPKLGGFELSAEGEVTQSEVDAARAQLPASEAANTGGGFSNLLTGLLIGNMLSGNRNSYFSEPVYRYRDDRGGFGSSTLSQRVSTGSTFTKSNQARYGSYTDSIKSSSKPMSVASSTSRGGFGSKASARSGWGGSSSSGG, encoded by the coding sequence ATGAAACGAAGCAAGTACGTTCAGCTCTCGCTGGCCGCGTCGGTCGCCATGGCGATATCAGGCTGCGGGCCGACGGAAAAAACCTATGAGTTGAAGAAGAAGTACAACTTCCAGTCCGTGCAGCAATGTGTCGATGAGAAACTGCCAGTAGACATTTGCGCCGACGCCTACATGACCGCCATGACCGAGCATCGCCGCATTGCGCCGGTGTACGACAACCAGGCCGATTGCGATGCCGACTTCGTCCCCGATTGGTGCCAGCAGGACTCCGTCGGCAAGTTCATCCCCAAGTTGGGTGGTTTCGAACTGAGTGCCGAGGGCGAGGTTACGCAGTCCGAAGTGGACGCGGCCAGGGCCCAATTGCCGGCCTCGGAAGCGGCGAATACCGGTGGAGGTTTCAGCAATCTGCTGACCGGACTGCTGATCGGCAACATGCTGAGCGGCAACCGCAACAGCTATTTCTCCGAGCCGGTCTACCGCTACCGCGATGATCGTGGCGGCTTTGGCTCCTCAACGCTCAGCCAGCGGGTGTCGACAGGCTCGACGTTCACCAAGTCCAACCAGGCGCGATACGGCAGCTACACCGACTCCATCAAGTCCAGCAGCAAGCCGATGTCCGTTGCCTCCTCGACCTCCCGTGGCGGCTTCGGCAGCAAAGCCAGCGCCCGCAGCGGTTGGGGTGGTTCGAGCAGCTCCGGCGGCTGA
- a CDS encoding DUF350 domain-containing protein, with protein sequence MFEALSISLNKAAVFGFVSYILGAAILFSLFQFIYTRITPHKEFELIRSGNVAAAIALGGAIIGFAIPASNVIAYSISILDFVVWAVIAAFVQLLAFLLTSLVLKGASERIKKGELAAGIYIAAVAISVGMLNAACMTPSQN encoded by the coding sequence ATGTTTGAAGCGCTCTCCATTTCCCTGAACAAAGCCGCCGTGTTCGGCTTTGTCTCGTACATCCTCGGTGCCGCCATTCTGTTTTCGCTGTTCCAGTTCATCTATACCCGCATCACACCGCACAAAGAGTTCGAACTGATCCGCTCGGGCAACGTTGCCGCCGCTATTGCCCTGGGTGGTGCGATCATTGGTTTCGCCATTCCAGCGAGTAATGTGATTGCCTACTCCATCAGCATCCTGGACTTTGTCGTTTGGGCCGTGATCGCCGCTTTCGTGCAACTGCTGGCGTTTTTGCTGACCAGCCTGGTGCTCAAGGGCGCTTCCGAGCGCATCAAGAAAGGCGAGCTCGCCGCGGGCATCTATATCGCCGCCGTGGCCATCAGCGTCGGCATGCTGAACGCCGCGTGCATGACGCCTTCCCAGAACTGA
- a CDS encoding DUF2491 family protein, producing MGWFRQLMGLEAPNANKPSNGTAGANLSPIGPLGLASGKGLMFDSTLKLLLDGNTEVFIPGSQEIWSMGIVDLGQSNWLSRCYMNDEDYWLQVHTSGDIAGQVESVILFNYLSYVTLNSEAELRRLAGPDSLIGLPTYTHNGLEYTREWGTEPGQTELVALSERLSNPDETYSVEHRSMLYARDTGLTDRREFLLFSVEEDAEGTVSLSTSLGISLYTTDLNVI from the coding sequence ATGGGATGGTTTAGACAGTTGATGGGGCTTGAGGCCCCGAACGCGAACAAGCCTTCGAACGGGACCGCCGGTGCAAACCTGTCACCGATCGGGCCGTTGGGCCTGGCATCCGGTAAAGGCCTCATGTTCGATTCCACGCTGAAGTTATTGCTCGACGGCAATACCGAGGTGTTCATCCCAGGCTCGCAAGAGATCTGGAGCATGGGCATTGTTGACCTCGGGCAGTCGAACTGGCTGTCGCGCTGCTATATGAACGATGAAGACTACTGGCTGCAAGTGCATACCAGCGGCGACATCGCCGGGCAGGTCGAGTCGGTGATCCTGTTCAACTACCTCAGTTACGTCACCCTCAACAGCGAAGCGGAGCTGCGTCGCCTGGCTGGCCCCGACAGCTTGATTGGCCTGCCGACCTACACCCACAACGGACTCGAATACACCCGCGAGTGGGGCACCGAGCCGGGCCAGACCGAGCTGGTGGCGTTGAGCGAGCGGCTGAGCAATCCGGATGAGACCTACAGCGTCGAGCACCGTTCGATGCTGTACGCCCGCGACACCGGCCTGACAGATCGCCGCGAGTTCCTGCTGTTCTCCGTCGAAGAGGACGCCGAAGGCACTGTCAGCTTGAGCACTTCGCTGGGTATTTCGCTGTACACCACCGACCTGAACGTTATTTAA
- a CDS encoding ion channel yields the protein MSIFLLLRAYASSFFHRFGWAGLAIALGIHLSTAWIGLVLLGEQHLIAAATFTYFYLTTTLTVGYGDLAPQTSAGRIFVATWVMLGGIALLTAAIGKTTSSVIDVWRKGMKGKGDFTGKTGHTVLIGWEGASSERVIELLLQDETSNDNLIVICDCDLEENPMPGKTAFIKGDSLSSVALLQRAGVPGAERVLVRTHSDDLTLATVLAVNQLHPVGHVVAHFNDSEVAALASAYAPSLECTSSMAIEMLVRASQDPGSSVVINELLCVGQGATQYLMKLPETFEATFGDLYTRMKEQHNATLIGYRAQGARQPSINPPGATRVAGGELFYIASTRLKEISNGMV from the coding sequence ATGTCTATTTTCCTTTTGTTGCGCGCCTACGCGTCGTCCTTCTTCCATCGGTTCGGCTGGGCAGGCCTGGCGATTGCGTTGGGCATACACCTGTCCACAGCCTGGATCGGCCTGGTGCTCCTGGGCGAACAACACCTCATCGCCGCCGCCACGTTTACCTATTTCTATCTCACCACCACGCTCACCGTCGGCTATGGCGATCTCGCGCCGCAGACCTCGGCGGGCCGCATTTTCGTCGCGACCTGGGTCATGCTCGGGGGCATTGCGCTGCTGACAGCGGCCATCGGCAAAACCACCAGCAGCGTCATCGATGTTTGGAGAAAAGGCATGAAGGGCAAGGGCGATTTCACCGGCAAGACCGGCCACACCGTTCTCATCGGCTGGGAGGGTGCCTCCAGCGAGCGGGTCATTGAATTGTTGCTGCAGGACGAAACGTCGAATGACAACCTGATCGTCATCTGCGATTGCGATCTTGAAGAAAATCCCATGCCCGGCAAGACGGCGTTTATCAAAGGCGACAGCCTGTCCTCCGTCGCACTCTTGCAGCGTGCCGGCGTACCGGGTGCCGAACGCGTCCTGGTCCGCACCCATTCCGACGACCTGACCCTGGCCACCGTGCTGGCGGTCAATCAACTGCACCCGGTCGGGCATGTGGTCGCCCACTTCAATGACAGTGAAGTCGCTGCCCTCGCCAGCGCCTACGCGCCCAGCCTGGAATGCACTTCAAGCATGGCCATCGAAATGTTGGTGCGTGCCTCCCAGGATCCGGGCTCGTCAGTGGTCATCAATGAACTGCTGTGCGTCGGCCAAGGCGCCACCCAGTACCTGATGAAACTGCCCGAGACGTTTGAAGCCACCTTCGGCGACCTGTACACCCGCATGAAAGAGCAGCACAACGCGACCCTGATCGGCTACCGTGCCCAAGGCGCCCGCCAGCCTTCGATCAACCCGCCCGGCGCCACGCGTGTTGCCGGTGGCGAACTTTTCTACATCGCTTCCACGCGTCTCAAGGAAATCTCCAATGGGATGGTTTAG
- a CDS encoding PspA/IM30 family protein, translating into MTQSIWSKLFTALRGGANEVGESIVDQQALRILDQEIRDADTALANAKRELVTIMAKHKLAMDRVGEYNAKIKDLEAKALAAIQANREDLALEVAEAISTLTNELDAEQKHATEFGGYADNMRKDITKAESRIKSLRQQVDMAKARESVQKAQVSASIASGGANGKLETAVGTLNRLQAKQQQRAAELQAQDELAEASTGNDLERKLRDAGITPNEGSANAILERLKKKSAE; encoded by the coding sequence ATGACTCAGTCTATCTGGAGCAAATTGTTCACCGCGCTGCGTGGCGGTGCCAACGAAGTCGGCGAATCGATCGTCGATCAACAGGCCTTGCGCATCCTCGACCAGGAAATTCGCGATGCCGACACCGCGCTGGCCAACGCCAAGCGTGAGCTGGTCACCATCATGGCCAAGCACAAGCTGGCGATGGACCGCGTGGGCGAATACAACGCCAAGATCAAGGACCTGGAAGCCAAGGCCCTGGCCGCGATCCAGGCCAACCGTGAAGACCTGGCGCTGGAAGTGGCCGAAGCCATTTCGACCCTGACCAATGAACTGGACGCCGAGCAAAAGCACGCGACCGAATTCGGCGGTTACGCGGACAACATGCGCAAAGACATCACCAAGGCCGAAAGCCGCATCAAAAGCCTGCGTCAGCAGGTGGACATGGCCAAGGCCCGTGAAAGCGTACAGAAAGCCCAGGTCAGTGCTTCGATCGCCAGTGGCGGCGCCAATGGCAAGCTGGAAACCGCCGTCGGCACGCTCAACCGCCTGCAGGCCAAGCAACAGCAACGCGCGGCTGAACTGCAAGCCCAGGACGAATTGGCCGAGGCCTCGACCGGCAACGACCTGGAGCGCAAGCTGCGCGACGCCGGCATCACGCCGAACGAAGGCAGCGCCAATGCGATCCTGGAACGCTTGAAGAAAAAATCGGCTGAGTGA
- a CDS encoding YjfI family protein, with protein sequence MKQMRAGLSAAGYVKHETWVLPENRSLLKQMEKQLRQPILAGSFMSENYMSAGNNWNIDRLYSALQALDEVVANEITLSLVQGSESSIKLEMNDFGGLPIYIAVVGDQVIVDTVLVDVESINDVAAFNDAVLRSREMFPLSSIGIESMPNGQVVYNMFGALSSDSSLTNVVTEVKTLVDNVQRASEAFERFFI encoded by the coding sequence ATGAAGCAGATGCGCGCCGGCTTGAGTGCCGCCGGGTATGTGAAACACGAGACTTGGGTGCTTCCCGAAAATCGAAGCCTGCTCAAGCAGATGGAGAAACAGCTACGCCAACCGATTCTGGCTGGCTCATTCATGTCGGAGAATTACATGAGCGCAGGTAACAACTGGAACATCGACCGCCTCTACAGCGCCCTTCAGGCCCTGGACGAAGTGGTTGCGAACGAAATCACCCTCTCTCTCGTTCAAGGTTCCGAGTCCAGCATCAAGCTGGAAATGAACGATTTTGGTGGGTTGCCGATTTACATCGCGGTGGTGGGCGATCAAGTCATCGTCGATACCGTCCTGGTGGATGTCGAGTCGATCAATGACGTCGCGGCCTTCAATGATGCCGTGCTGCGTAGCCGGGAAATGTTCCCGCTGTCCTCGATCGGTATCGAGTCCATGCCCAACGGGCAGGTCGTCTACAACATGTTCGGCGCCTTGAGCTCCGATTCCAGCCTGACCAACGTCGTGACCGAGGTCAAAACCCTCGTCGACAACGTCCAGCGCGCCAGCGAAGCCTTCGAACGCTTCTTCATTTAA
- a CDS encoding DUF2135 domain-containing protein yields the protein MTLRYPQVLLLLCALTALPPAIGADTIKLDTPVGGWRSGAPGGEGENFSQTVNYPASSVNTPQGQANTARISGQIKGTPKEGSEPGKLIINGVTLPLKLDPEGRFDRPFSFPNGSNSVEVRSPDGQQRHRTQFLNTSGGATPAKLRVLLTWDSDGTDLDLHLVTPDGAHIWYGDRVVPNGAALDVDVTTGYGPEIIAMPAPIKGQYLVYVNYYGGGYRSDEDGEEQAQQALTTAQVTLITEEGTPNEKMETFVVPMRAAGELTLIKSFSYP from the coding sequence ATGACACTCCGTTATCCACAGGTCTTGTTGTTGCTTTGCGCCTTGACCGCGTTGCCACCGGCCATCGGCGCTGACACCATCAAGCTCGACACCCCGGTCGGCGGCTGGCGCAGCGGTGCGCCGGGCGGCGAAGGCGAAAATTTCAGCCAGACCGTCAACTACCCGGCCTCGTCGGTCAACACTCCCCAGGGCCAGGCCAACACCGCCCGGATCAGCGGCCAGATCAAAGGCACGCCCAAGGAAGGCAGCGAGCCGGGCAAACTCATCATCAACGGCGTGACCCTGCCGTTGAAGCTTGACCCGGAGGGCCGCTTCGACCGGCCGTTTTCGTTCCCCAACGGCAGCAACAGCGTCGAAGTGCGCAGCCCCGACGGCCAGCAGCGCCACCGCACGCAGTTTCTCAACACCAGCGGCGGCGCCACCCCGGCCAAGCTGCGGGTGCTGCTGACCTGGGACAGCGACGGCACCGACCTGGACCTGCACCTCGTCACCCCGGACGGCGCCCACATCTGGTACGGCGACCGTGTCGTCCCCAACGGTGCGGCCCTCGACGTCGACGTCACCACCGGCTACGGCCCGGAAATCATCGCCATGCCCGCGCCGATCAAAGGCCAGTACCTGGTGTATGTGAACTACTACGGCGGCGGTTATCGCAGCGATGAAGATGGCGAGGAACAAGCGCAACAGGCCCTGACCACGGCGCAGGTGACCCTCATTACGGAAGAAGGCACGCCAAACGAGAAGATGGAAACCTTCGTGGTGCCGATGCGGGCGGCGGGCGAACTGACGCTGATCAAGAGCTTTAGCTACCCATAA
- a CDS encoding DUF2300 domain-containing protein, with protein MRWSRVGWWLCLIPALATAQDEPLRLAFDGQLLRVSQTQVLDRQPLPDTLQAPLGSLWKLFVYAWLVDTDAREPVYECRGESKEEVYCCNAGQSVGRDQALVKSCGLYFEPQRLGLSAPNWRDYWQARQAPAWLLDLPALQPQTQVPVAELLKTLATLPAQDQARRVLLDVVLNAADGRLVGELGSRLRVKTWSWLGDQGPSSRQGGFAGWLADGTPVWAGGRGTSQQVLKVYGEGLAAALPSRWPVETGRCVEVGLFARYPLQRVMSGDRPATPGQLRGDYRVEFANGNQLAIHSDGELFLMPGKLVARLDREEYVARVLQREAKAEPVEAAKALAVAIRTYLLQNAQRNGDCLSIDDSSHRQRVAPRPATAETRAIAAWTSDLVLAGTDVTYHSDQAGPDKLSWLQAVEQANGGQRYDAILLHAYPRASISRWDNPIASCEALPAAQDWLLKQRRGWRSRLESEVGYNEISSFAVCRVAFGRPYVDRERQRIYVRGVLSLQDRLDLTHEYLHLAFEAHPNGQDETYIEGLARHLLLE; from the coding sequence ATGCGCTGGTCGCGGGTTGGGTGGTGGTTATGCTTGATTCCTGCGCTGGCGACAGCGCAGGACGAGCCGCTGCGCTTGGCGTTCGACGGGCAACTGCTGCGGGTCAGCCAGACCCAGGTGCTCGATCGCCAGCCGCTGCCCGATACCTTGCAGGCGCCGCTGGGGAGTCTGTGGAAGCTCTTTGTCTACGCCTGGCTGGTGGACACCGACGCCCGTGAACCGGTGTATGAGTGCCGGGGAGAGTCGAAGGAAGAGGTCTATTGCTGCAATGCCGGGCAGAGCGTCGGTCGGGATCAGGCCCTGGTGAAATCCTGCGGGTTGTATTTCGAACCACAGCGGCTCGGGCTTTCGGCCCCGAACTGGCGCGACTATTGGCAGGCCCGCCAGGCGCCAGCATGGCTGTTGGACTTGCCGGCCCTGCAACCCCAGACGCAGGTGCCTGTCGCTGAACTGCTCAAGACCCTGGCCACGCTGCCGGCCCAGGATCAGGCGCGGCGGGTGCTGCTGGACGTGGTGCTCAACGCGGCGGACGGGCGACTGGTCGGCGAATTGGGCAGCCGTCTGCGGGTCAAGACCTGGAGCTGGCTGGGTGACCAAGGGCCGTCGTCCCGCCAGGGTGGTTTCGCCGGTTGGCTGGCGGACGGCACTCCCGTGTGGGCCGGTGGACGCGGCACCAGCCAGCAGGTCCTGAAGGTCTACGGCGAGGGCTTGGCGGCGGCGCTCCCGTCGCGTTGGCCGGTGGAAACCGGGCGTTGCGTGGAAGTGGGACTGTTTGCCCGTTATCCCTTGCAGCGCGTGATGTCGGGCGACCGCCCGGCCACACCGGGACAACTGCGGGGCGACTACCGCGTCGAATTCGCCAACGGCAATCAGTTGGCTATCCACAGCGACGGCGAGCTGTTCCTGATGCCCGGCAAGCTGGTGGCGCGCTTGGACCGGGAGGAGTACGTCGCCCGGGTCCTGCAACGCGAAGCCAAGGCCGAGCCCGTCGAAGCCGCCAAGGCCTTGGCCGTGGCGATCCGCACCTACCTGCTGCAAAACGCCCAGCGCAACGGCGATTGCCTGAGCATCGACGACAGCAGCCATCGCCAGCGCGTCGCGCCACGCCCGGCGACGGCTGAAACCCGTGCGATTGCCGCCTGGACCAGTGATCTGGTCCTGGCCGGCACCGATGTTACCTATCACTCCGACCAGGCCGGCCCGGACAAACTGTCCTGGCTGCAAGCCGTCGAACAGGCCAATGGCGGCCAGCGCTACGACGCCATCCTGCTGCATGCCTACCCGCGCGCCAGCATCAGCCGCTGGGACAATCCGATAGCGTCCTGCGAAGCGTTGCCTGCAGCCCAGGACTGGCTGCTGAAACAGCGACGCGGCTGGCGTTCGCGGTTGGAAAGCGAAGTGGGCTACAACGAAATCAGTTCTTTCGCCGTCTGCCGCGTCGCCTTCGGCCGGCCTTACGTCGACCGCGAGCGCCAGCGCATCTATGTGCGCGGCGTGCTGTCGCTGCAAGACCGCCTCGACCTGACCCATGAATACCTGCACCTGGCCTTTGAAGCTCACCCCAATGGCCAGGACGAAACCTATATCGAAGGGCTCGCCCGTCACCTCTTGCTGGAATAG